One window of the Alphaproteobacteria bacterium genome contains the following:
- a CDS encoding tyrosine recombinase XerC: MPHSAAARPEVAALAAQPDAADAVRDFLGALENERNYSPHTIAAYQRDLAGFFAFAQDHRGEPVGLLDLSTFTVSDFRSYLAKRRNDGITGTSLGRALSALRSFFHHLDTQGRVSNQAIRLVKRPKTPHAVPKPLSKEAARDSIDTVEALDALPWVAARDAAILTLLYGCGLRISEALGLARRDAPLRDALRIVGKGQKERVVPVLPIVADAVDRYVALCPFALEGAGPLFVGVRGKRLNAGVVQRQMRHARIALGLPETATPHALRHSFATHLLSGGGDLRSIQELLGHASLSTTQRYTEVDTDQLKRVYEQAHPRAKVG, encoded by the coding sequence ATGCCGCATAGCGCTGCCGCGCGCCCCGAAGTAGCGGCGCTCGCCGCGCAACCCGACGCCGCCGACGCTGTCCGCGATTTTCTAGGCGCCCTCGAGAACGAGCGAAACTACTCGCCACATACTATCGCGGCGTACCAACGCGACCTCGCAGGCTTTTTCGCTTTCGCCCAGGACCACCGCGGCGAACCGGTCGGGTTGCTAGATCTCTCTACATTCACCGTTTCGGATTTCCGGAGTTACCTTGCCAAACGGCGTAACGACGGCATCACGGGCACCTCGCTCGGACGGGCGTTATCGGCCCTGCGGAGTTTTTTTCATCACCTCGACACACAGGGGCGCGTATCCAATCAGGCGATCCGCCTCGTAAAACGCCCAAAAACGCCGCACGCCGTCCCCAAACCGTTAAGCAAAGAGGCGGCGCGCGACAGTATCGATACGGTAGAGGCCCTCGACGCCCTGCCTTGGGTTGCGGCGCGCGATGCCGCGATCCTGACCCTGCTCTATGGATGTGGGCTGCGCATTTCCGAGGCGCTTGGCCTAGCGCGTCGCGACGCACCGCTACGCGATGCACTCCGCATCGTCGGTAAGGGCCAAAAGGAGCGGGTCGTTCCCGTCCTGCCGATCGTTGCCGATGCTGTCGACCGCTACGTCGCGTTGTGTCCGTTTGCACTCGAGGGAGCGGGCCCGCTCTTTGTCGGGGTCCGGGGCAAGCGGTTGAATGCCGGCGTCGTTCAGCGGCAAATGCGCCACGCACGTATCGCACTCGGGCTCCCGGAGACGGCGACGCCCCATGCGCTTCGCCATAGCTTTGCGACCCACCTACTTTCGGGCGGCGGCGACCTGCGGAGTATTCAAGAATTGTTGGGCCATGCCTCGCTGTCGACGACGCAACGCTATACCGAGGTCGACACAGACCAGCTCAAGCGCGTTTACGAGCAAGCCCATCCACGGGCGAAGGTAGGCTGA
- the fsa gene encoding fructose-6-phosphate aldolase encodes MQFFVDTADIDDIRDLAATGLLDGVTTNPSLVAKSGRDFFDVLKDICAVVDGPVSAEVTATDHREMVTQGRKLVALAKNIAVKVPLTWDGLKACRALRDDGTMVNVTLCFSVNQAILAAKAGATFVSPFVGRLDDIGQDGMQLIQDIRTVYDNYPALETKILVASIRHPTHVLQSAMIGADVCTVPPDTLRKLAQHPLTDKGLAAFLADWQSTGQDI; translated from the coding sequence ATGCAGTTTTTCGTGGACACCGCCGACATCGACGACATTCGCGATCTGGCGGCGACAGGTCTCCTGGACGGCGTAACGACCAACCCGTCCCTGGTTGCTAAAAGCGGCCGCGATTTCTTCGATGTCCTTAAGGATATCTGTGCGGTCGTCGACGGACCGGTAAGCGCCGAGGTGACCGCCACCGACCATCGGGAAATGGTGACCCAGGGCCGCAAGTTGGTGGCCCTGGCCAAGAACATCGCCGTCAAAGTGCCGCTCACCTGGGACGGCCTCAAAGCCTGCCGTGCCCTGCGCGACGACGGCACGATGGTGAACGTCACTCTGTGCTTTTCGGTCAACCAGGCGATTCTCGCGGCCAAAGCCGGTGCGACGTTCGTCTCGCCCTTCGTCGGACGTCTAGACGATATCGGCCAAGATGGCATGCAACTGATTCAGGATATTCGAACCGTTTACGACAACTACCCCGCGTTGGAGACCAAGATCCTTGTCGCCTCGATCCGTCACCCGACCCACGTGCTTCAATCGGCCATGATCGGGGCCGACGTGTGCACGGTCCCTCCGGACACGCTGCGGAAACTGGCGCAACATCCTTTGACCGACAAGGGCCTCGCGGCGTTTCTCGCCGACTGGCAGTCGACAGGACAGGACATTTAG
- the lpdA gene encoding dihydrolipoyl dehydrogenase → MADASYDIVIIGGGPGGYVAAIRAAQMGSKVACVESRDRLGGTCLNVGCIPSKALLQSSELFAEAQHGLDVHGIGTRDVTLDLAKMLGRKDKVVEDLTKGIAFLLKKNKVDNIVGVGSIAGPGKVTVVGANGKSTLSTKTIIVATGSSVTPLPGVEIDEKQVVSSTGALALSQVPKTMIVVGGGYIGLEMGSVWSRLGAAVTVVEYLDRIVPGMDGEVAKHLQRILTKQGLKFRLGSKVTGAKASKSSVTLSVAPAKGGESEDLKADVVLVSIGRKPYTDGLGLDGVGVKRDAQGFIDVDAAYKTSVDGIYAIGDVIRGPMLAHKASEDGVVCVEMLHGRHAHIDYGKVPGVVYTSPEVATVGRSEEDLKKAGVDYKIGKFPFTAVPRAKVSGAADGFIKILADAKTDAVLGVHIIGPDAGTLIHEAVLCMEFGGSAEDIAATCHAHPTLSEGMKEAALAVAGHAIHI, encoded by the coding sequence ATGGCAGACGCGAGCTATGACATTGTCATTATCGGCGGCGGCCCCGGCGGCTACGTTGCCGCGATTCGGGCCGCCCAAATGGGCAGCAAGGTCGCCTGCGTCGAGAGCCGCGACCGGCTCGGGGGTACCTGCCTCAACGTCGGCTGCATTCCGTCCAAGGCGCTGTTGCAGAGCTCCGAACTTTTCGCCGAAGCGCAGCATGGGCTCGACGTGCACGGGATCGGAACGCGCGATGTCACGCTCGATCTTGCCAAAATGCTCGGCCGGAAGGACAAGGTCGTCGAAGACCTGACGAAGGGCATCGCCTTTCTGTTGAAGAAGAACAAGGTCGACAACATCGTCGGCGTCGGCTCGATCGCAGGCCCTGGCAAGGTGACCGTCGTGGGCGCAAACGGGAAATCAACGCTTAGCACCAAGACCATTATCGTTGCGACGGGGTCGTCGGTGACACCGCTGCCCGGTGTGGAAATCGACGAAAAGCAAGTCGTGTCCTCGACCGGCGCATTGGCGCTTTCGCAAGTTCCCAAAACGATGATCGTCGTCGGGGGCGGCTACATCGGACTGGAAATGGGTTCGGTGTGGAGCCGGTTGGGCGCGGCGGTCACGGTTGTCGAGTATTTGGACCGAATAGTCCCGGGCATGGACGGCGAGGTTGCCAAGCACCTCCAGCGCATCCTCACCAAACAAGGTCTTAAGTTTCGTTTGGGTAGCAAGGTCACCGGCGCCAAGGCGTCGAAATCGTCTGTGACATTGAGTGTCGCGCCGGCTAAGGGTGGCGAATCGGAAGACCTGAAGGCCGATGTCGTACTGGTGTCGATCGGGCGCAAGCCCTACACCGACGGCCTCGGCCTCGACGGCGTCGGGGTGAAACGGGACGCCCAAGGTTTCATCGACGTAGACGCCGCCTACAAAACCTCGGTCGATGGTATCTACGCCATCGGCGACGTGATCCGGGGGCCAATGCTCGCGCACAAGGCATCCGAGGACGGCGTGGTCTGCGTCGAAATGCTGCATGGCCGCCATGCCCATATCGATTACGGCAAGGTTCCAGGGGTGGTCTACACGAGCCCTGAGGTAGCCACGGTCGGCCGCTCCGAAGAAGATCTCAAGAAAGCCGGTGTCGACTACAAGATTGGCAAATTTCCATTCACCGCCGTGCCCCGCGCCAAAGTCAGCGGCGCTGCCGACGGATTTATCAAAATCTTGGCGGATGCAAAGACCGACGCCGTGCTTGGGGTCCATATCATCGGCCCGGACGCCGGTACGTTGATCCACGAAGCGGTCCTGTGCATGGAATTCGGCGGTTCCGCCGAAGACATTGCGGCCACCTGCCATGCCCATCCCACCCTTTCCGAAGGGATGAAGGAGGCGGCGCTAGCCGTCGCCGGACACGCCATCCACATTTGA
- a CDS encoding F0F1 ATP synthase subunit delta, protein MTVSGIAGRYANALFDLARDQSALDAVAEDLASLGRMLADSADLQRLVRSPVLQRAAQARALEAVMEQAKMSPLTRKFVGLVAQNRRLFALPDIVRGFAQQMAQHRGEIAGEVVSAHPLSDDQLASLTAQLKAAVGSKVTLETKVDASLLGGLVVRIGSRMIDSSLRTKLQNLKFAMKGAG, encoded by the coding sequence ATGACCGTTTCCGGAATCGCCGGACGCTACGCCAACGCGCTGTTCGATCTCGCGCGTGACCAATCTGCGCTGGACGCCGTGGCAGAGGATCTGGCGTCGCTCGGGCGGATGCTGGCGGACAGCGCCGATTTGCAGCGTTTAGTAAGGAGCCCCGTACTCCAGCGCGCTGCGCAGGCGCGCGCACTGGAAGCCGTTATGGAGCAGGCCAAGATGAGTCCGCTGACACGCAAGTTCGTTGGCCTCGTGGCCCAGAATCGCAGGCTTTTCGCGTTGCCGGACATCGTTCGCGGGTTCGCGCAGCAAATGGCGCAGCACCGGGGCGAAATCGCCGGCGAGGTTGTCTCGGCGCACCCACTGTCCGACGACCAATTGGCGTCGTTGACGGCGCAGCTTAAGGCTGCGGTTGGGAGCAAGGTCACGCTCGAAACTAAAGTTGACGCCTCACTCCTGGGTGGGCTGGTCGTCAGGATCGGCTCCCGCATGATCGATAGTTCGCTTCGAACGAAACTTCAGAACCTCAAGTTTGCCATGAAAGGTGCCGGCTGA
- a CDS encoding primosomal protein N': MHESGASSGDSRQRVKVLVPLPLGAPYDYVLPPNMQAPPGAIVRVPLGNREVTGVVWDGEALPGSPVDASKLKPVHAVLSARPLPVNLRRLIDWVAAYTVSAPGSVLRMAISVPEALTPVPMETVFVAGAAPPERMTPARKRVLAVAADKVPRRAAELAEQAAVSAGVVRALAELGALEGRAVPAEAPFDRPNPDAGQQILSSDQAAAAADLVAKVAARAFAPVLLEGVTGSGKTSVYFEAVAQAIREGRPILVLLPEIALTSQWLDRFVERFGVQPAMWHSDLSQRERRRVWRAVSEGRVPVVVGARSALFLPFHDLGLVIVDEEHDSSFKQEEGVAYNARDMAVVRAQFERCPVVLVSATPSLETAVNAETNKFGHLQLPERHGPAELPELAIVDMRQESLPAGRWLSGALEDAVHQTIGAGRQALLFLNRRGYAPLTLCRACGHRFQCPNCQSWLVEHRHRGRLQCHHCDFGMAVPTACPSCEAVGKFAACGPGVERLAEEVAARIPEARVAVLTSDTLTGPARAAAMVKAIEDHEIDLLIGTQVIAKGFHFPLLTLVGVIDADLGLAGGDLRAAERTYQLLSQVSGRAGRERDPGKVFLQSHLPEHPVLAALAAGKRDDFVRRELDARRAHGMPPFGRLVALIVSSRAEDAARQVAAALRRAAPHFDQVRVLGPAPAPLALLRGRFRFRLLLKAEKSVAVQPIVREWLARVRVPGAVRVAVDVDPYSFL, encoded by the coding sequence ATGCATGAATCCGGTGCCAGTTCTGGCGACAGTCGACAACGCGTCAAGGTTTTGGTGCCGTTGCCCCTGGGGGCGCCCTACGACTATGTGCTGCCGCCGAACATGCAAGCTCCGCCGGGCGCGATCGTTCGGGTTCCATTAGGCAATCGGGAGGTCACGGGTGTCGTCTGGGACGGGGAGGCGTTGCCCGGCTCGCCCGTCGATGCGTCGAAACTCAAGCCCGTCCATGCAGTCCTCTCCGCCCGTCCGCTGCCGGTGAACCTGCGCCGTCTCATCGATTGGGTCGCGGCCTACACAGTATCGGCGCCCGGCAGTGTCTTGCGGATGGCGATCTCCGTCCCCGAGGCGCTGACGCCGGTGCCGATGGAAACGGTGTTTGTCGCCGGCGCGGCGCCGCCGGAAAGGATGACCCCGGCACGCAAGCGGGTGCTTGCGGTCGCTGCGGACAAGGTGCCGCGCCGCGCCGCCGAACTCGCCGAGCAAGCTGCCGTGAGTGCCGGTGTCGTTCGCGCCCTTGCGGAACTTGGTGCGCTCGAGGGGCGTGCGGTACCGGCCGAAGCGCCGTTCGATCGTCCAAATCCCGATGCCGGCCAACAGATCCTATCTTCCGACCAAGCCGCCGCAGCCGCCGATCTTGTCGCGAAGGTCGCGGCGCGGGCGTTCGCGCCGGTCCTGCTCGAAGGGGTGACGGGGTCGGGCAAGACATCCGTCTATTTCGAGGCCGTCGCCCAAGCGATCCGCGAAGGACGGCCGATCCTGGTGCTCCTGCCCGAAATCGCGCTCACATCGCAGTGGCTCGACCGCTTCGTCGAGCGGTTTGGCGTCCAGCCCGCGATGTGGCATTCGGATCTATCGCAACGCGAACGCCGCCGCGTCTGGCGGGCGGTCTCCGAGGGGCGGGTGCCGGTCGTCGTGGGCGCGCGTTCGGCTCTTTTTTTGCCGTTCCACGACCTTGGCCTCGTGATCGTCGATGAGGAGCACGACTCGTCCTTCAAGCAAGAGGAGGGCGTGGCCTACAACGCGCGCGACATGGCGGTCGTCCGCGCCCAGTTCGAGCGGTGCCCGGTTGTCTTGGTTTCGGCGACCCCGTCGCTGGAAACAGCCGTGAACGCGGAGACCAACAAGTTCGGGCATCTCCAGTTGCCGGAAAGACATGGACCGGCGGAGCTCCCTGAGCTTGCCATCGTCGATATGCGGCAAGAGTCGCTGCCGGCCGGCCGGTGGCTGTCCGGTGCGCTCGAAGACGCGGTCCATCAAACCATCGGGGCCGGTCGGCAGGCGCTCCTGTTCTTGAACCGGCGTGGGTATGCGCCGCTGACCCTGTGCCGTGCCTGTGGTCACCGATTCCAATGCCCGAATTGCCAATCGTGGCTGGTGGAACATCGCCACCGGGGGCGATTGCAATGCCACCACTGCGACTTTGGGATGGCCGTGCCTACTGCCTGTCCCTCGTGCGAGGCGGTCGGCAAGTTTGCCGCCTGCGGCCCCGGCGTCGAACGCTTGGCCGAGGAGGTCGCAGCGCGCATTCCCGAAGCGCGCGTCGCCGTCTTAACCAGCGATACGTTGACCGGTCCGGCCCGCGCGGCGGCGATGGTCAAGGCGATCGAAGACCACGAAATCGATTTGCTGATCGGGACCCAGGTTATTGCCAAGGGTTTCCATTTTCCGCTTCTGACGTTGGTCGGCGTGATCGATGCGGATTTGGGCCTTGCGGGCGGCGATCTCCGGGCGGCCGAGAGAACCTACCAACTCTTGTCCCAGGTCTCCGGCCGGGCAGGACGGGAACGCGATCCCGGCAAGGTCTTCCTGCAATCCCATTTGCCCGAACACCCGGTACTTGCCGCGCTGGCGGCGGGCAAGCGCGACGATTTCGTTCGCCGCGAGCTCGATGCGCGCAGGGCCCACGGCATGCCGCCGTTTGGGCGGTTGGTCGCGTTGATCGTGTCGAGCCGTGCGGAGGATGCCGCGCGCCAGGTCGCGGCAGCGCTGCGCCGGGCGGCCCCCCATTTCGACCAGGTGCGGGTGCTCGGGCCGGCACCGGCACCCCTTGCTCTTCTGCGCGGCCGCTTTCGCTTCCGGTTGTTGCTGAAGGCCGAGAAAAGCGTCGCGGTCCAGCCGATTGTCCGCGAGTGGCTGGCCCGGGTGCGGGTGCCGGGTGCCGTACGGGTTGCCGTCGATGTCGATCCCTACTCATTTCTTTGA
- a CDS encoding DUF484 family protein, whose translation MSKSDTRAADKLRPLNAKNVVEFLSAHPSFLIDHPELIGVLAPPSRGESDGVLDMQQFMIERLQAELNEVRSSQRELLSASRVNLSSQERIHAAVLAVIEARTLEDIGRIVAEDYRSILDVSTSALCFEEPGQSTLRNLVSLKPGMIRDIIGDRSILLRHDIAGDARLYGEDAAKVRSDALVYLDVGKDGPNGLLALGSHEPDRFHPGQGTELLGFMARAITGSLRAGLNAA comes from the coding sequence GTGAGCAAATCCGACACGCGTGCAGCCGACAAACTGCGCCCGCTCAACGCAAAGAATGTCGTGGAGTTTCTGAGTGCACACCCGTCGTTTTTGATCGACCACCCGGAGTTGATCGGCGTTCTCGCGCCGCCGTCGCGCGGCGAATCGGACGGGGTGCTCGATATGCAGCAATTCATGATCGAGCGCTTGCAGGCTGAACTCAACGAAGTTCGCTCGAGCCAGCGGGAGTTGCTATCGGCAAGTCGAGTCAACCTCTCCAGCCAGGAGCGTATTCATGCCGCGGTTTTGGCGGTCATCGAAGCACGCACCCTCGAAGATATCGGTCGAATCGTGGCAGAAGACTATCGCTCGATCCTTGACGTTTCGACGTCCGCGCTATGCTTCGAAGAACCCGGCCAGAGTACATTGCGCAATCTCGTATCGCTGAAGCCGGGCATGATTCGCGACATCATCGGCGATCGCAGCATTCTGCTGCGGCACGACATCGCCGGCGACGCGCGCCTTTACGGCGAGGACGCCGCCAAGGTGCGCTCCGATGCGCTGGTCTATCTCGACGTGGGCAAGGACGGTCCGAACGGGCTCCTCGCCCTCGGTAGCCACGAGCCAGATCGCTTCCACCCCGGACAAGGAACCGAGTTGCTCGGGTTCATGGCACGGGCGATCACCGGCTCGCTACGCGCCGGACTCAATGCCGCATAG